A single genomic interval of Halorubrum aethiopicum harbors:
- a CDS encoding NAD(P)/FAD-dependent oxidoreductase produces MDALVVGGGVVGLSAAYSLADRGADVTLVEKGSLGNASTARSAGGIRSQFSTRVNVELSLASKEVWNAFEERFGVDIGLRKNGYLFLARSEETAERFRENVEMQRELGAGSELLTPEEATEHCPGLDPDPFVAATYNPDDGIADPNLAVQGYAEAARERGVEILTKTAVTDLHREGDRVVGADVRPAGAGGEGSERREVDCVVNAAGAWAAAIGEMAGVDLPIAPRRRQIAVVDPTPPVPESVPLTIDLETGSYFRPERDGVALVGGHFETDDDPDQDPDAYDEGMDVEWAARAVENAAEYAEYFGLDTRIQRGWAGLYAVTPDHHPIVEETLPGLVTVAGFSGHGFQHAPASGRIAADLVVDGETDLLDVSPLAGDRFERGDTLTERSVA; encoded by the coding sequence ATGGACGCACTCGTCGTCGGCGGAGGGGTCGTCGGACTCTCCGCCGCCTACTCGCTCGCGGACCGCGGCGCGGACGTGACGCTCGTCGAGAAGGGATCGCTCGGGAACGCGAGCACCGCCCGCTCGGCCGGCGGGATCCGGTCGCAGTTCTCGACGCGCGTGAACGTCGAACTCTCGCTCGCCAGCAAGGAGGTCTGGAACGCCTTCGAGGAGCGGTTCGGCGTCGACATCGGCCTGCGGAAGAACGGCTACCTGTTCCTCGCCCGCTCGGAGGAGACCGCGGAGCGGTTCCGCGAGAACGTCGAGATGCAGCGCGAACTCGGCGCGGGAAGCGAGCTGCTCACCCCCGAGGAGGCGACCGAGCACTGTCCGGGGCTCGACCCCGACCCGTTCGTCGCGGCGACGTACAACCCCGACGACGGGATCGCCGACCCGAACCTCGCCGTCCAGGGGTACGCCGAGGCCGCCCGCGAGCGCGGCGTCGAGATCCTGACGAAGACGGCCGTTACCGACCTCCACCGCGAGGGCGACCGCGTCGTCGGCGCGGACGTCCGCCCGGCCGGCGCGGGAGGGGAGGGATCCGAGCGCCGCGAGGTCGACTGCGTCGTCAACGCCGCGGGCGCGTGGGCGGCGGCGATCGGGGAGATGGCCGGCGTCGACCTCCCGATCGCCCCCCGCCGGCGGCAGATCGCGGTCGTGGACCCGACGCCGCCGGTGCCCGAGTCGGTCCCGCTGACGATCGACCTCGAGACGGGGTCGTACTTCCGGCCCGAACGGGACGGGGTGGCGCTCGTCGGCGGCCACTTCGAGACGGACGACGACCCCGACCAGGACCCCGACGCCTACGACGAGGGGATGGACGTGGAGTGGGCCGCGCGCGCGGTCGAGAACGCCGCCGAGTACGCCGAGTACTTCGGGCTCGACACCCGGATACAGCGCGGCTGGGCCGGGCTGTACGCGGTCACCCCCGACCACCACCCGATCGTCGAGGAGACGCTCCCCGGCCTCGTGACCGTCGCGGGCTTCTCGGGACACGGTTTCCAGCACGCGCCCGCCTCCGGACGGATCGCCGCCGACCTCGTCGTCGACGGGGAGACGGACCTCCTCGACGTCTCGCCGCTCGCGGGCGACCGGTTCGAGCGCGGCGACACGCTCACCGAGCGGAGCGTCGCCTGA